From Cheilinus undulatus linkage group 17, ASM1832078v1, whole genome shotgun sequence, one genomic window encodes:
- the LOC121525427 gene encoding Golgi phosphoprotein 3-like, translating into MSSLTQRTSGLVQRRTEAIRSAAADKERESGGEEDDTRRGEEEDDDKGDSKETRLTLMEEVLLLGLKDREGYTSFWNDCISSGLRGCMLVELALRGRLHLEPCGVRRKGLLSRKVICKSDAPTGDVLLDEALKHVKETQPPETVQSWIELLSGETWNPLKLHYQLRNVRERLAKNLVEKGVLTTEKQNFLLFDMTTHPLTNSTIKQRLIKKVQDSVLEKWVNDPNRMDKRILALILLAHSSDVLENAFAPLQDDQYDLGMKRVHTLLELEPEKESTKPNANELMWAVVAAFTK; encoded by the exons ATGTCCTCTCTCACGCAGAGAACCTCGGGCCTCGTCCAGCGGAGGACCGAGGCCATTCGCAGCGCCGCCGCCGACAAGGAGAGGGAGTCCGGCGGGGAGGAGGACGACACCCGCCgcggggaggaggaggacgacGACAAGGGGGACTCGAAGGAAACAAGGCTCACACTGATGGAGGAGGTGCTGCTGTTGGGCCTCAAGGACCGGGAG gGCTACACGTCTTTCTGGAACGACTGTATTTCTTCCGGCCTTCGAGGGTGTATGCTGGTAGAACTGGCCCTCAGAGGGAGGCTACACCTGGAGCCCTGCGGTGTGAGGAGGAAAGGCCTCCTCTCAAGAAAG GTGATCTGCAAGTCGGATGCCCCGACGGGAGATGTGTTACTGGATGAGGCCTTGAAGCACGTAAAAGAAACCCAGCCTCCAGAGACTGTGCAGAGCTGGATAGAGCTGCTGAGCG GAGAGACCTGGAATCCCCTGAAGCTGCACTATCAGCTCAGAAACGTAAGAGAACGTCTGGCTAAAAACCTGGTAGAGAAAGGCGTCCTCACCACAGAGAAACAGAACTTCCTGCTCTTTGACATGACCACACATCCGCTCACCAACAGTACCATTAAACAG CGTCTCATCAAGAAAGTCCAGGACTCCGTCTTGGAGAAGTGGGTCAACGATCCCAATCGTATGGACAAGCGGATCCTGGCTCTGATCCTTCTGGCTCACTCATCCGACGTCCTCGAGAATGCCTTCGCCCCGCTCCAAGATGACCAGTACGACCTGGGCATGAAGAGAGTCCACACTCTACTGGAGCTGGAGCCCGAGAAGGAGAGCACGAAGCCCAACGCTAACGAACTCATGTGGGCTGTGGTGGCCGCGTTTACTAAATGA